The following are encoded together in the Oncorhynchus gorbuscha isolate QuinsamMale2020 ecotype Even-year linkage group LG03, OgorEven_v1.0, whole genome shotgun sequence genome:
- the LOC124023769 gene encoding cytochrome c oxidase subunit NDUFA4-like — translation MIRIAMGHAKKHPGLIPQFLVVLLGIGGASMYLCRLANGPHVNWNKKNNPEPWNQLDPTYQYKFVAIGTDYKNLKKEGPQF, via the exons ATGATTAGAATAGCGATGGGACACGCAAAGAAGCATCCAGGG CTCATCCCCCAGTTCCTTGTCGTCTTGTTGGGAATAGGAGGAGCCTCTATGTACTTGTGCCGTCTTGCAAATGGGCCCCATGTTAA CTGGAACAAGAAGAACAACCCTGAGCCCTGGAATCAACTTG accCTACCTACCAGTACAAG TTTGTGGCCATAGGCACAGACTACAAGAACCTGAAGAAGGAGGGACCTCAATTCTGA